A single window of Acetohalobium arabaticum DSM 5501 DNA harbors:
- a CDS encoding cold-shock protein: protein MKTGTVKWFDGKKGYGFIEVPGEDDVFVHFSAIEEEGFKTLEEGQEVQFKVVEGDKGPQAEEVTKI, encoded by the coding sequence ATGAAAACAGGAACAGTAAAGTGGTTTGATGGAAAAAAAGGTTATGGATTTATTGAAGTACCAGGAGAAGATGATGTATTCGTACATTTTTCTGCAATTGAGGAAGAAGGATTTAAGACATTAGAAGAAGGACAAGAGGTGCAGTTTAAAGTAGTAGAGGGCGATAAAGGTCCTCAAGCTGAAGAGGTAACTAAAATATAA
- a CDS encoding TIGR04086 family membrane protein yields MSRYSDSSADKSTLSVKWIFRGIVVSFLLLLAVSIIGGLIITFIDIDDLIIQKILIIFNYLSILTGSFLTGLNVEGNGWLNGGLVGLGHIGLIFLLSLMWVETLFTLGSLIMLGIGSMTGLIGGMAGINFKD; encoded by the coding sequence ATGAGCAGATATTCTGATTCTAGTGCAGATAAGTCGACTTTATCGGTGAAATGGATTTTCAGAGGAATAGTTGTTAGCTTTCTGCTGTTATTGGCTGTAAGTATTATTGGGGGACTGATAATTACTTTTATAGATATAGATGATCTAATAATTCAAAAGATATTGATTATATTTAATTATCTATCGATTCTGACTGGATCTTTCTTAACTGGACTCAATGTAGAGGGAAATGGCTGGCTGAATGGAGGCTTAGTTGGATTAGGGCATATTGGATTGATTTTTCTTTTGAGTCTGATGTGGGTAGAGACTTTATTTACTTTGGGAAGTTTAATTATGCTTGGTATTGGTTCGATGACAGGACTCATTGGAGGTATGGCCGGAATTAATTTCAAGGATTAA
- the recU gene encoding Holliday junction resolvase RecU, protein MTKYRQGYANRGRQLETELETTNQYYNSQGIAKIQKIPIPVKVLNFNPQTGKITKAFYQQKSTVDYIGTYQGRTIVFDAKETNVETRFDLKNIKQHQYQYLKDQNQCGAVAFLLVRFKKLDESYYLPFKLLDEYMIKKQQGGRKSIPYEEIAIDKYKLEANGLVLLDYLSVVDKVIANREEK, encoded by the coding sequence ATGACTAAGTATCGCCAGGGTTATGCTAATCGTGGACGGCAGTTGGAGACTGAATTAGAGACTACTAATCAATATTATAATTCACAGGGAATAGCCAAGATACAAAAAATTCCGATTCCGGTTAAAGTTCTTAACTTTAATCCGCAGACTGGTAAGATTACTAAAGCTTTTTATCAGCAGAAATCAACTGTTGATTATATCGGTACTTATCAAGGACGAACTATTGTATTTGATGCTAAAGAGACTAATGTAGAGACAAGATTTGATCTTAAGAATATCAAACAGCATCAGTACCAGTATTTAAAAGACCAGAATCAATGTGGAGCAGTAGCTTTTTTATTAGTTAGATTCAAAAAGTTGGATGAATCTTATTATCTTCCCTTTAAATTATTGGATGAATATATGATTAAAAAACAGCAGGGCGGCAGAAAGAGTATTCCCTATGAGGAGATAGCCATAGATAAATATAAGTTAGAGGCTAACGGATTGGTTTTACTGGATTATCTCAGTGTAGTTGATAAGGTTATAGCTAATAGAGAAGAAAAATAG
- the uppP gene encoding undecaprenyl-diphosphatase UppP gives MSILDSIILGIVQGITEFLPISSSGHLVIFKNLLGFTEPHLIYDVFLHFGTLIAVTVFYWDDIRDLLSLDFKYNKERLLIITATFPTAVMGFVLKDTFESLFGSVSAVGIALLVTGGLLWWVENMNIRFDKKVRNLSLLQAIIIGIAQGIAITPGISRSGITIIAGLFIGLKRKAAARFSFLIFIPAVLGATLLEVIDLFEVGGIEVNYLSLLIGTVTAAVVGYAAIKFLLKALEKDQFEYFAYYVWGIGSLILVFNFISLI, from the coding sequence GTGTCAATATTGGATAGTATTATTTTGGGAATAGTACAGGGAATAACAGAGTTCTTACCGATTAGCAGTTCAGGCCATTTAGTGATCTTTAAGAATTTATTGGGCTTTACAGAACCACACTTAATCTATGATGTCTTTCTTCATTTTGGAACCTTGATTGCAGTAACTGTCTTTTATTGGGATGATATTAGGGATTTATTAAGTCTTGATTTTAAATATAATAAAGAAAGACTACTGATAATAACAGCTACTTTTCCTACAGCAGTTATGGGATTTGTTCTGAAAGATACTTTTGAAAGCTTATTTGGTTCAGTTTCAGCTGTGGGTATTGCTTTACTGGTAACTGGTGGTCTGTTATGGTGGGTGGAGAATATGAATATTAGATTTGATAAAAAAGTTAGAAATTTAAGTTTGTTACAGGCTATAATAATTGGTATTGCTCAAGGAATAGCAATTACGCCTGGAATATCTAGGTCGGGAATTACTATTATAGCTGGATTATTTATAGGATTGAAGCGAAAGGCGGCGGCTAGATTTTCATTTTTGATCTTTATTCCAGCGGTTTTAGGTGCTACTTTATTGGAAGTTATTGATTTATTTGAAGTAGGCGGTATAGAGGTTAATTACTTATCCCTTCTTATAGGAACGGTTACTGCAGCGGTGGTTGGCTATGCAGCTATCAAATTCTTATTAAAGGCGCTAGAAAAGGATCAATTCGAATACTTTGCTTATTATGTCTGGGGAATCGGAAGTTTGATTTTAGTATTTAATTTTATTAGCTTAATTTAG
- the argC gene encoding N-acetyl-gamma-glutamyl-phosphate reductase produces the protein MIKAGIIGATGYAGAELVRLLTNHSKVEIEFLTSRSFTGQKISEVYPALAGIVDLKCEEIDIKQQAKRVDIVFTALPHGVSMSVVPELIKAGVKVIDLSGDYRYSSQKIYEDWYQQKHESSELIDKAVYGLPELNKEEIKEAGLVANPGCYPTSATLALAPVVEEGLVDSQSIIIDAKSGVTGAGRKPSRVTHFSEVAESFKAYKVGEHRHTSEIEQNLAGLSAKEVILSFTPHLVPMKRGILSTIYADLTQKVNSKELIELYQKFYSQEPFARIRQEEKMPEVKEVTGSNYCDLGIKLDKRTGRLIIISVIDNLIKGASGQAIQNLNLMSDLDEKEGLDFAGIIP, from the coding sequence ATGATTAAAGCAGGAATTATAGGAGCAACCGGCTATGCCGGAGCTGAATTAGTCCGCTTATTGACCAATCATTCTAAAGTAGAGATAGAATTTCTGACCTCGAGAAGCTTTACGGGACAGAAGATATCTGAAGTTTATCCTGCTTTAGCGGGAATTGTTGACCTAAAGTGTGAAGAGATTGATATAAAACAGCAGGCTAAAAGAGTAGATATAGTCTTTACGGCTTTACCGCACGGTGTTTCTATGTCGGTAGTACCGGAGTTAATTAAGGCTGGCGTAAAAGTGATAGATTTAAGCGGAGATTATCGTTACAGTAGCCAGAAGATCTATGAAGACTGGTATCAGCAGAAGCATGAAAGCTCTGAGTTGATTGATAAAGCAGTCTATGGGCTGCCGGAGCTGAATAAAGAAGAAATTAAAGAAGCCGGTTTGGTAGCCAATCCCGGCTGTTATCCTACTTCGGCTACATTAGCTTTGGCGCCGGTAGTAGAAGAAGGGCTTGTTGATAGTCAGAGCATCATTATTGATGCTAAATCCGGAGTGACAGGAGCCGGTAGAAAGCCCAGTCGGGTAACCCATTTTTCGGAAGTAGCCGAAAGCTTTAAGGCCTATAAAGTTGGTGAGCACCGCCATACATCAGAAATAGAGCAGAATTTAGCCGGTTTATCAGCTAAAGAGGTTATACTTTCTTTCACACCTCATTTAGTGCCTATGAAACGGGGGATTCTGAGTACGATTTATGCTGATTTAACCCAGAAGGTAAACAGCAAAGAGTTAATAGAATTATACCAGAAATTCTACAGTCAAGAACCTTTTGCCCGCATTAGACAGGAGGAAAAGATGCCGGAGGTTAAAGAGGTAACAGGTTCTAATTACTGTGACTTAGGAATTAAGCTAGATAAGCGGACGGGAAGACTAATAATTATTTCTGTGATAGATAATTTAATCAAGGGAGCCAGCGGCCAGGCTATCCAAAATCTGAATCTAATGTCTGATTTAGATGAAAAAGAAGGTTTGGATTTTGCAGGAATAATTCCATAG
- a CDS encoding HAD-IC family P-type ATPase, translating into MADKKWYQVEIDKILKEFKTNREKGLTDEIAAELLKEYGKNIVQQKNQRTLVEMFLDQFKNFLVIILLLAAVVSGIVGEVKDTVVISVIVILNAVLGVFQEHRAEESLQALRRMETPTARVLRSGRWREIDSKELVPGDIVELEAGDAVGADLRIISANNLEVQEAALTGESTSVEKNNGERVVEIFKQII; encoded by the coding sequence ATGGCTGATAAGAAGTGGTATCAAGTGGAGATAGATAAGATATTAAAAGAATTTAAGACTAACAGAGAAAAAGGCTTGACTGATGAAATAGCAGCAGAACTGTTAAAAGAGTATGGAAAGAATATAGTTCAGCAGAAGAATCAGCGGACTCTTGTTGAGATGTTTCTGGATCAATTTAAGAACTTTTTAGTGATTATTCTTCTGCTGGCTGCTGTAGTTTCTGGAATTGTTGGTGAAGTGAAGGATACAGTAGTGATTTCAGTAATTGTTATTCTGAATGCTGTTTTAGGTGTCTTTCAAGAACATAGAGCAGAGGAGTCGCTGCAGGCCTTACGCAGAATGGAGACGCCTACAGCTCGAGTACTGCGTAGCGGTAGATGGAGAGAGATTGATTCAAAAGAGTTGGTTCCCGGCGATATTGTTGAATTGGAAGCAGGAGATGCTGTTGGAGCTGACCTCCGTATTATCTCTGCTAATAATCTGGAAGTACAGGAGGCTGCTTTAACCGGTGAATCGACTTCTGTAGAGAAGAATAATGGAGAAAGAGTAGTTGAGATCTTTAAACAAATAATTTGA
- a CDS encoding helix-turn-helix domain-containing protein gives MGDMEELGQKIRQARLDRGITIDKVQKSTKIRKKYLKAIEAGDFEVISQEVFLKGFLRVYANYVGLDGQEILNEYNELIDLRQEVKKGKTEIEEDESTAEKVLCFISNHLMKIVAAVVILLMVFLGGTILYKQGIIGNLTQTEQSNMILSEEKKDNTSQESVSTGIEADTNKQEIKVKDRNTEPSKRNITIKVLETSWIKVVVDGKIVLEEMLSSGTERSWHADRSVEFLSANAAGVKVVLNGEAFGPFGRQGEVIERKFTLKSE, from the coding sequence ATGGGAGATATGGAAGAATTGGGTCAAAAGATTAGGCAGGCCCGTTTAGACCGTGGAATTACGATTGATAAAGTACAGAAGTCGACTAAAATTAGAAAAAAGTATCTAAAAGCAATCGAAGCAGGGGATTTTGAAGTAATCTCTCAAGAAGTCTTTTTGAAAGGGTTTTTGCGGGTATATGCTAATTATGTTGGGCTTGACGGCCAAGAAATATTAAATGAGTATAATGAATTAATAGATCTACGTCAAGAGGTTAAAAAAGGTAAAACGGAGATAGAAGAAGATGAATCAACAGCAGAGAAAGTATTATGTTTTATCAGCAATCACCTAATGAAGATTGTAGCGGCAGTAGTTATTTTACTCATGGTTTTTTTGGGCGGGACTATTCTTTATAAGCAGGGAATTATAGGCAATTTAACCCAAACGGAGCAGAGTAATATGATTTTATCAGAGGAAAAGAAGGATAATACTTCTCAAGAGTCTGTCAGTACAGGAATAGAGGCTGATACGAATAAACAAGAAATTAAGGTCAAGGATAGAAATACTGAACCTTCGAAAAGAAATATTACGATTAAGGTGCTCGAAACATCCTGGATAAAGGTAGTAGTGGATGGAAAGATAGTTTTAGAGGAAATGCTGAGTTCAGGTACAGAAAGAAGCTGGCATGCTGACCGGAGTGTAGAATTTCTTTCAGCCAATGCGGCTGGAGTCAAAGTTGTCCTTAATGGTGAGGCGTTTGGACCTTTTGGCAGACAGGGTGAAGTTATAGAGAGGAAATTTACACTCAAAAGTGAATGA
- a CDS encoding CPBP family intramembrane glutamic endopeptidase, whose amino-acid sequence MFKSRYQNQKVVWTGTDILLIILITISMTLLFNFLVASLLEHLSYIIPGVLSYKQIIVNFLQFATMLIVSMYIIFTKYGLSLKILGFQMIDLKKMVTLGIIGGFGICSMAMLVNLGVQKLIMEWWGIVIPSQPIITELMESQNQLTFILYASLIVIVAPITEEVFFRGLMYQYFKDRFGLFKGGLLAAVIFGALHFSLWSFLATFLGGLGLIILYEVSQSLYTSIIAHATWNFIIVTIIYVLWQVNGVV is encoded by the coding sequence ATGTTTAAAAGCCGATATCAGAACCAAAAAGTTGTCTGGACCGGAACTGATATCTTACTTATAATTTTAATTACTATAAGTATGACGTTGTTATTTAATTTTTTGGTAGCTTCTTTGCTGGAGCATTTATCCTATATTATACCGGGGGTGCTGTCTTATAAACAGATTATAGTTAATTTTTTACAGTTTGCTACTATGTTAATAGTAAGTATGTATATAATTTTTACTAAGTATGGTCTATCATTAAAAATTTTAGGTTTTCAGATGATTGATCTTAAAAAAATGGTTACTTTAGGGATTATAGGCGGTTTTGGTATCTGTTCTATGGCAATGCTGGTTAATCTGGGAGTTCAGAAACTGATTATGGAATGGTGGGGAATTGTGATTCCTTCTCAACCGATAATAACGGAGTTAATGGAGAGCCAGAATCAATTGACCTTTATTCTATATGCTTCTTTGATTGTTATTGTAGCTCCGATTACAGAAGAAGTATTCTTTCGTGGTTTAATGTATCAGTATTTTAAGGATAGATTTGGATTATTTAAAGGTGGGCTTCTAGCAGCAGTGATTTTTGGGGCTTTACATTTTAGTTTATGGTCTTTTTTAGCTACCTTTTTAGGTGGACTAGGATTAATTATTCTTTATGAAGTAAGCCAGTCATTATATACCAGTATTATTGCTCATGCTACCTGGAATTTTATTATAGTTACTATTATATATGTACTTTGGCAGGTGAATGGGGTAGTATAA
- the argB gene encoding acetylglutamate kinase yields the protein MEDLIKKADILVEALPYMRKFHDKTVVIKYGGSAMVNDEIKKSVLEDITLLKYVGVNPVIVHGGGPVINETLDRFGIESQFHQGLRITTKEIMEVVEMVLVGQVNKEIVSLANQFGSKSIGISGKDGNLIEAEDYELEDDVDLGYVGQVTEINPEVLDNLINSGFLPVVSPIGVGSEGESYNINADLVAGQLAAALDADKLILLTNVEGILEEESDKDSLISSLTIEEAEDMIETGQIAGGMIPKVNSCIDALDGGVRRTHILDGRISHSLLLEIFTDRGIGTMITK from the coding sequence GTGGAGGACTTAATTAAGAAAGCAGATATATTAGTTGAAGCATTACCTTATATGCGTAAATTTCATGATAAAACAGTAGTAATTAAGTACGGCGGTAGTGCTATGGTTAATGATGAGATTAAGAAGTCAGTATTAGAGGATATTACATTACTTAAGTATGTAGGAGTTAATCCGGTGATTGTCCACGGTGGTGGGCCAGTAATTAATGAGACCTTGGATAGATTTGGAATCGAGAGTCAGTTTCATCAGGGACTTAGAATTACGACTAAAGAGATTATGGAAGTTGTGGAGATGGTTTTAGTAGGACAGGTCAACAAAGAGATTGTTTCGCTGGCTAATCAATTCGGCAGTAAATCCATCGGCATCTCCGGTAAGGACGGTAATTTGATTGAAGCTGAGGATTATGAACTGGAGGATGATGTAGATTTAGGATATGTTGGACAGGTAACAGAGATTAATCCTGAGGTGCTGGATAATCTGATAAACAGCGGTTTTCTGCCGGTTGTATCGCCGATCGGTGTCGGTTCAGAAGGTGAGAGTTATAATATTAATGCTGATTTAGTTGCTGGACAGCTAGCAGCGGCTTTAGATGCTGATAAGTTAATTCTACTGACAAATGTTGAGGGGATCTTAGAAGAAGAAAGTGATAAAGATTCTTTGATTTCCTCGCTGACAATAGAAGAAGCTGAGGATATGATAGAAACAGGACAGATAGCCGGGGGAATGATTCCTAAGGTGAACTCCTGTATTGATGCCTTAGATGGCGGAGTGAGGAGAACACATATTCTGGATGGTAGAATATCCCATTCTTTGCTGTTGGAGATATTTACTGATAGAGGAATCGGAACTATGATAACTAAATAA
- a CDS encoding DEAD/DEAH box helicase: MAINQRAVDNDLVVLDELADFWAERDFALYPHQIETAQRVIDELDGRALLADEVGLGKTIEAGLILKEYILRGEVETVLILTPASLSYQWWVELTNKFDIDIFNNRKGKGWHYFDHQIASIDLAKRERHAEVIYQRDFDMVIVDEAHKLKNSDTLNWQFVNNLSPEYMLFLTATPIQNDLDELYNLVSLLKSELFRVNDSDLLKQNLDQVMIRNERTDSELDFTDRDVKLIPLELTSPEQQLYDGITELVKQEYDRCRAENRNLLHLVTLQREICSSSFAVIETLQNFLNSAAEELVPKVEQLLQLAEEIQINQKVQVVEELLKEIDGQAVIFTEYLATQNYICYYLYQRGLMPVKFDGTLNDTQKERAKRFFAEQGDVLVSTAAGRQGINLQFCNVIINYDLPWNPMKLEQRIGRVHRLGQTEEVKIYNLCTKGTIEEKIVNVLHDKINLFESVVGNLDKIVNNSKEHNLDKSILDVIVNQEGEELEKSLEELLTEQIK; the protein is encoded by the coding sequence ATGGCTATTAACCAACGGGCAGTGGATAATGATTTAGTTGTTCTAGATGAGCTTGCAGACTTCTGGGCAGAAAGGGATTTTGCTTTATATCCTCATCAGATAGAGACAGCCCAGCGGGTGATTGATGAACTTGATGGTAGAGCATTATTGGCTGATGAAGTAGGATTGGGTAAAACAATTGAAGCCGGTTTAATATTGAAGGAGTATATTCTGCGCGGTGAAGTAGAAACGGTATTGATTCTGACTCCTGCTTCGCTGAGCTACCAATGGTGGGTGGAATTAACTAATAAGTTCGATATCGATATCTTCAATAACCGCAAGGGAAAGGGCTGGCATTACTTTGACCATCAGATTGCTTCGATAGATTTAGCTAAAAGAGAACGCCATGCTGAAGTGATCTATCAGAGAGATTTTGATATGGTGATTGTTGATGAGGCCCATAAATTGAAGAATAGTGATACATTAAATTGGCAGTTTGTAAATAATCTATCTCCAGAGTATATGTTGTTTTTGACAGCAACGCCGATACAGAATGATCTGGATGAACTATATAATCTTGTTTCGCTGCTTAAGTCGGAATTATTTAGGGTTAATGATTCTGACTTATTGAAACAGAATTTAGACCAGGTAATGATCAGGAATGAGCGAACTGATTCAGAACTGGACTTTACTGACCGGGATGTAAAGCTGATTCCGCTGGAATTAACGTCGCCAGAACAGCAGCTCTATGACGGGATTACTGAATTAGTTAAGCAGGAGTATGACCGCTGTAGAGCAGAGAATAGGAATCTGCTCCATCTGGTGACTCTCCAGCGGGAGATCTGCAGCAGTTCCTTTGCAGTGATTGAAACTCTACAGAATTTTTTGAACTCGGCTGCAGAAGAATTAGTGCCGAAAGTAGAACAGCTATTACAGTTAGCAGAAGAAATTCAGATTAATCAGAAGGTACAAGTGGTAGAGGAGTTATTAAAAGAGATTGATGGACAGGCTGTTATTTTTACTGAATATCTGGCTACCCAGAATTATATCTGTTACTATCTTTATCAGCGCGGGCTGATGCCTGTCAAATTCGATGGAACTTTGAATGATACTCAAAAGGAGCGGGCTAAGCGCTTCTTTGCTGAACAGGGAGATGTGTTAGTCAGTACTGCTGCTGGCCGGCAGGGAATTAATCTCCAGTTCTGTAATGTAATTATTAATTATGATCTACCCTGGAATCCAATGAAGCTAGAACAGCGTATTGGCCGAGTCCATCGTTTAGGCCAGACTGAAGAAGTAAAGATTTATAATCTCTGTACTAAGGGAACTATTGAAGAGAAGATAGTGAATGTATTACATGATAAGATCAATCTCTTTGAATCAGTAGTCGGTAATCTGGATAAGATAGTTAATAATTCAAAAGAACATAATCTGGACAAAAGTATTCTGGATGTTATTGTTAATCAAGAAGGGGAGGAATTAGAAAAAAGCCTTGAAGAACTGCTTACTGAACAGATAAAGTAA
- the argJ gene encoding bifunctional glutamate N-acetyltransferase/amino-acid acetyltransferase ArgJ yields MVTNPVEVEFKDLSGGITNTLGFLGAGINCGIKEYEKDLALIYSETEANLAAVFTQNQVKAAPVLIGQEIKERGTAQAFIINSGNANACTGEEGFKNANRINESLGEELGIDADLIFPASTGIIGQQLPMEAVTSGIEEITDQLHPAGGKKACRAIMTTDTYPKEMAVAFEIDGREVILGGMSKGSGMIEPNMATMLGFLTTDLNISQQLLQEALTEAVDESFNRITVDGDQSTNDAVAIMANGQAGNEQINHKGDNYYKFLAALKEVTKYLAQQIVKDGEGATKFVEIEVVNALTLSDANSIARAIANSQLVKTALFGEDPNWGRIVAAAGYSGGQIELDRLDLEINGQKLLVDGKQELTDPEKLRDLLARDEIKIKLNLHLGSGQAKVWTCDLSYEYVKINGEYHT; encoded by the coding sequence ATGGTTACTAATCCAGTAGAAGTAGAGTTCAAAGATCTATCAGGGGGAATTACTAATACGCTAGGATTTTTGGGAGCAGGGATTAATTGTGGCATCAAAGAGTATGAAAAGGATTTAGCTTTGATATATAGTGAAACAGAGGCAAATCTGGCAGCTGTTTTTACTCAGAATCAAGTTAAGGCAGCGCCGGTCTTGATTGGTCAAGAGATCAAGGAACGCGGTACGGCTCAGGCCTTTATTATCAACAGCGGTAATGCCAATGCCTGTACCGGCGAAGAAGGATTTAAGAATGCTAATAGGATAAATGAATCACTGGGAGAGGAGTTAGGGATCGATGCTGATTTAATCTTTCCGGCTTCGACAGGAATTATCGGTCAGCAGCTGCCGATGGAGGCTGTAACTTCTGGAATTGAGGAGATTACAGATCAGCTCCATCCCGCCGGCGGAAAGAAGGCCTGCCGGGCGATTATGACTACAGATACCTATCCTAAGGAGATGGCTGTGGCTTTTGAAATAGATGGCCGGGAAGTAATCTTAGGCGGTATGTCTAAGGGCTCAGGAATGATTGAACCCAATATGGCGACAATGTTGGGTTTTCTTACAACTGATCTTAATATTTCTCAGCAGTTGCTGCAGGAAGCATTGACTGAAGCTGTCGATGAATCTTTCAATCGGATTACTGTGGACGGTGATCAGAGTACAAATGATGCAGTGGCTATTATGGCTAACGGTCAGGCAGGAAATGAACAGATCAATCATAAGGGAGATAATTACTATAAATTCCTGGCTGCATTAAAGGAAGTAACCAAGTATCTAGCCCAACAGATAGTTAAAGACGGCGAAGGAGCAACTAAATTTGTAGAAATAGAGGTAGTAAATGCTCTGACTTTAAGTGATGCTAATTCCATTGCTAGAGCAATAGCAAACTCCCAATTAGTTAAGACTGCATTATTCGGCGAAGATCCTAATTGGGGCAGAATAGTAGCTGCCGCAGGCTATTCCGGCGGTCAGATAGAATTAGACAGGCTAGATTTAGAGATTAATGGCCAGAAACTGCTGGTAGACGGAAAACAGGAATTAACTGATCCTGAAAAGCTGCGTGATCTGTTAGCCCGTGATGAGATTAAGATCAAGCTTAATCTACATTTAGGTTCGGGACAGGCCAAAGTCTGGACCTGTGACCTTTCATATGAGTATGTTAAGATTAATGGTGAATATCATACGTAA
- the surE gene encoding 5'/3'-nucleotidase SurE, with the protein MKILVTNDDGIYADGIQQLARALAKNPDNEVLVVAPDREQSATGHAITLHRPLRVKEVNYDSADAESLAVNGTPADCVKLGIEAILEEKPDIVISGINRGPNLGCDVLYSGTVSAAFEGILLGVPAVAVSLAAYDDLNFTYAAEFISELVEDLAEKGLDKEVLLNVNIPPCNREELEGVQITKLGNRSYINTFDQRTDPRGEDYYWMGGDIVEEGNDEETDVAAVNQQRISITPIRLNLTDFEAIEELSQKDLDIF; encoded by the coding sequence ATGAAAATTTTAGTTACTAATGATGATGGAATTTATGCTGATGGAATTCAGCAGCTGGCTAGAGCCTTAGCGAAGAATCCGGATAATGAAGTATTGGTAGTAGCACCTGATAGAGAACAGAGTGCAACAGGACATGCTATTACTCTGCATCGCCCGCTGCGGGTAAAAGAAGTTAATTATGATAGTGCTGATGCTGAGAGTTTAGCTGTTAATGGTACACCGGCCGACTGTGTAAAATTAGGAATTGAAGCAATTCTAGAAGAAAAGCCTGATATAGTTATTTCCGGTATTAACCGGGGACCTAATTTAGGCTGTGATGTTCTCTATTCTGGTACTGTATCGGCAGCATTTGAGGGAATATTATTAGGAGTACCAGCTGTTGCAGTTTCACTGGCAGCTTATGATGATTTAAACTTTACTTATGCTGCTGAATTTATTTCCGAATTAGTAGAGGATTTAGCAGAAAAAGGATTGGATAAGGAAGTATTATTAAATGTTAATATTCCTCCCTGTAATAGAGAAGAATTGGAAGGAGTTCAGATTACTAAGCTGGGTAATAGAAGTTACATTAACACTTTTGATCAGCGTACAGATCCACGGGGGGAAGACTATTACTGGATGGGCGGCGATATTGTAGAAGAGGGCAATGATGAAGAGACTGATGTAGCAGCTGTTAATCAACAGCGGATTTCGATTACTCCGATTAGACTTAACTTGACTGATTTTGAAGCGATTGAGGAATTAAGTCAGAAGGATTTGGATATTTTTTAA